A window of the Candidatus Dormiibacterota bacterium genome harbors these coding sequences:
- a CDS encoding group 1 truncated hemoglobin, with product MTEKTLYERLGGVFAIAAVVDHFSDAVVQNPIAGKTSKNPALREWHTKNLGRLPGLKFMRTLWVCAVAGGPLHYTATKPGETEVGLEEAHRDLKIAPEEFDAVAAELGRTLDFFKVPAREKGEVLGAFAAHKNEVTTGYMYPAR from the coding sequence ATGACTGAGAAGACTCTGTACGAACGGCTTGGTGGCGTCTTCGCAATTGCGGCGGTCGTTGACCACTTTAGCGACGCGGTTGTGCAGAACCCGATCGCGGGGAAGACTTCGAAGAACCCGGCCTTAAGGGAGTGGCACACGAAGAATCTGGGCAGATTGCCGGGCCTCAAGTTCATGCGAACCCTGTGGGTCTGCGCGGTCGCGGGCGGGCCTCTCCACTACACGGCCACAAAGCCGGGGGAAACTGAGGTAGGTCTTGAGGAGGCGCATCGTGATCTCAAGATCGCTCCAGAAGAGTTCGACGCCGTCGCGGCGGAGCTTGGGCGCACCCTTGACTTCTTCAAAGTGCCTGCGCGCGAGAAGGGAGAAGTCCTCGGCGCTTTCGCAGCGCACAAGAACGAGGTAACGACTGGCTATATGTACCCGGCCAGATAG
- a CDS encoding DUF1622 domain-containing protein, with protein sequence MAGITIILVGVLASSVQFLRRLRNDVGPAYGLYRVGLGRAILLGLEFLIAGDIIRTVATSPTFQSVGILGSIVLIRTFLSLALNLEVEGRLPWQQGRKAEAAP encoded by the coding sequence GTGGCGGGGATCACGATCATTCTGGTCGGAGTCCTTGCTTCAAGTGTGCAATTCCTGCGTCGGCTGCGGAATGATGTCGGCCCTGCATATGGTCTCTACCGCGTGGGGCTCGGGCGTGCGATTCTCCTCGGACTGGAGTTTCTCATCGCAGGTGACATCATCCGTACCGTCGCCACCTCCCCGACATTTCAGAGCGTTGGTATCCTTGGGAGCATTGTCCTGATCCGAACCTTCCTTAGCCTTGCCCTCAATCTGGAAGTCGAGGGCCGCCTGCCCTGGCAGCAAGGGAGAAAGGCTGAAGCGGCCCCCTGA
- a CDS encoding ABC transporter permease, whose protein sequence is MMTALTGTVELTRFILRRDRIRILVWIVAIVALAALTATGIKGLFPTQAALDQTAAATQHNAAAIAFNGPAQGLNTVGGQVAFQFGAGGMVMVALMSLFMVGRLTRGDEEAGRLELMRSLPVGSLAPTLAASLTVAAMNVAVGVLTTVALLAHGLPAAGSLVFGVSFILIGLVFGGVALVAAQVTENTRVVYGAAGAVLGAAFVLRAVGDIGDGTVSWFSPIGWAQKARPFAGERWWPFLLLLTATVVLVAAASALAARRDLGAGLVAARPGRPTASRSLGHPFGLAIRLQRGVLLGWSVGVLVTGIAYGWIGPTVDTFIGQNKALAEILAGAGGGNLTDSYFAASFRLMALLATGFAIQAALRLRTEETSMRAESVLATPVSRWRWGASHLTVAFAGSVILLGVAGLATGLTYGVAAGDLNSAPRLVGAPLVYAPPMWLMVGLTIALIGLVPRWAGASWAILAACVVAGFLGAVLHLPSWLLNLSPFERVPQLPAQSLTLLPVVVISAVAAGFTLAGLFGLRRRDIGQI, encoded by the coding sequence GTGATGACCGCGCTGACTGGAACCGTCGAGCTGACCCGTTTCATCCTGCGGCGCGACCGCATCCGGATCCTGGTCTGGATCGTCGCTATCGTCGCACTGGCGGCACTCACCGCAACAGGCATCAAGGGCTTGTTCCCTACCCAGGCTGCTCTTGATCAAACGGCTGCCGCCACCCAACACAACGCCGCAGCCATCGCGTTCAATGGCCCCGCCCAGGGTCTGAACACGGTCGGCGGGCAAGTGGCGTTTCAGTTCGGCGCAGGGGGCATGGTGATGGTGGCCCTCATGAGCCTATTCATGGTCGGCCGGCTCACCCGGGGCGACGAGGAAGCCGGCCGCCTCGAACTCATGCGCTCTCTTCCGGTCGGAAGCCTCGCGCCCACCCTTGCCGCGTCGCTCACGGTGGCCGCTATGAACGTTGCAGTTGGCGTGCTCACAACCGTCGCCCTGCTCGCCCATGGCCTCCCCGCGGCCGGGTCGTTGGTGTTTGGGGTGTCGTTCATCCTGATCGGGCTGGTCTTCGGCGGCGTTGCCCTGGTCGCGGCCCAAGTCACCGAGAACACCCGCGTCGTGTACGGCGCCGCGGGGGCGGTGCTCGGTGCAGCCTTCGTGCTGCGCGCCGTGGGCGATATCGGCGACGGAACCGTCTCGTGGTTCTCTCCGATCGGATGGGCCCAGAAGGCGCGGCCATTCGCAGGTGAGCGATGGTGGCCCTTCCTGCTCTTGCTCACGGCGACCGTAGTCCTGGTCGCCGCGGCCAGCGCTCTGGCCGCCCGGCGCGATCTCGGCGCAGGGCTCGTGGCCGCCCGGCCAGGAAGGCCCACTGCTTCGCGGAGCCTCGGGCACCCCTTTGGGCTGGCCATCCGCCTGCAGCGGGGCGTCCTGCTCGGGTGGAGTGTCGGCGTCCTGGTCACCGGTATCGCCTATGGCTGGATTGGCCCGACCGTCGACACCTTCATCGGCCAGAACAAGGCGCTTGCGGAAATACTGGCCGGTGCTGGAGGTGGAAACCTCACGGACTCCTACTTCGCCGCCTCCTTCCGCCTCATGGCGCTCCTCGCCACGGGTTTCGCCATTCAGGCCGCGCTTCGGTTGCGCACCGAGGAGACTTCGATGCGGGCAGAGTCGGTGTTGGCGACTCCGGTATCGCGCTGGCGGTGGGGGGCGAGTCACCTTACGGTGGCGTTCGCAGGAAGCGTCATCTTGCTGGGCGTCGCCGGCCTGGCCACCGGGCTAACCTATGGCGTCGCGGCCGGCGATCTGAACAGTGCTCCTCGCCTGGTCGGCGCTCCCCTCGTCTACGCGCCGCCCATGTGGCTGATGGTCGGACTCACCATCGCACTCATCGGGCTCGTGCCCCGTTGGGCCGGCGCGTCATGGGCGATCCTCGCGGCATGCGTCGTCGCCGGATTCCTCGGTGCAGTCCTACATCTCCCGAGTTGGCTTCTGAACCTTTCGCCGTTCGAGCGCGTACCCCAGCTGCCCGCTCAGAGCCTGACTCTCTTGCCCGTTGTCGTGATCTCCGCGGTCGCGGCCGGCTTCACCCTGGCCGGCCTGTTCGGACTCCGACGCCGCGATATCGGCCAGATCTGA
- a CDS encoding ABC transporter ATP-binding protein encodes MMGGVPQAISISGLVKTFGSTRALDGLDLSVEAGEVHGFLGPNGSGKTTTIRVLLGLLRADAGEVALLGGDPWRDAVALHRRLAYVPGEVSLWPNLSGGEVIDLFGWLRGDLNRRRRDELLERFQLDPTKKTRSYSKGNRQKVGLVSALASDAELLLLDEPTSGLDPLMEAVFQDCIREVKTEGRTVLLSSHILAEVEALCDRLSIIRLGRVAERGTLDELRHLTRTSITAETEFPAESLADLTGVHGLEIDGKHVRFEVDTDHLDVAVRRLGELGVRSLVSHPPTLEELFLRHYGDELAKEPERVDGNRNARP; translated from the coding sequence ATGATGGGTGGCGTGCCGCAGGCGATCTCCATTTCTGGTCTTGTAAAGACGTTCGGATCGACGCGCGCTCTCGACGGTCTCGACTTGTCGGTCGAGGCTGGCGAGGTCCACGGATTTCTCGGGCCGAACGGCTCGGGCAAGACGACGACCATCCGTGTGTTGCTCGGGCTGCTCCGCGCGGACGCCGGGGAGGTCGCATTGCTTGGAGGCGACCCGTGGCGCGACGCTGTCGCGCTGCATCGCCGGTTGGCCTACGTGCCCGGCGAGGTTAGTTTGTGGCCGAACCTGTCTGGAGGGGAGGTGATCGATCTGTTCGGCTGGTTGCGGGGCGACCTCAATCGGCGGCGGCGCGACGAACTTCTCGAACGTTTTCAGCTCGACCCGACCAAGAAGACCCGCTCCTATTCGAAAGGGAACCGGCAGAAAGTGGGATTGGTTTCGGCGCTGGCGTCTGATGCCGAACTCCTCCTGCTCGACGAACCGACGTCGGGACTCGACCCGCTCATGGAGGCGGTATTCCAGGACTGCATTCGCGAGGTGAAGACCGAGGGACGAACGGTGTTGCTCTCCAGCCATATCCTGGCCGAGGTCGAAGCGCTGTGCGATCGGCTGAGCATCATCAGGCTGGGGCGGGTGGCGGAGCGAGGCACGCTCGACGAGTTGAGGCATCTTACCCGTACGTCGATCACTGCGGAGACCGAGTTTCCCGCGGAGAGCCTGGCCGACCTTACCGGCGTTCATGGCCTCGAGATCGACGGCAAGCACGTCCGCTTCGAGGTCGACACCGATCACCTCGACGTTGCGGTCCGCCGGCTCGGCGAGCTCGGGGTCCGCAGCCTGGTCAGCCATCCGCCCACGCTCGAAGAGCTGTTCTTGCGGCACTACGGCGACGAGTTGGCGAAGGAACCCGAACGCGTCGACGGCAATCGCAACGCGAGACCGTGA